The DNA segment AAAAATAATAAGCATTGGAAAAAACCCTTGGAGTTAATAACTTTGAGGGTTTTTTATTTAATCATGCAGGATGAATAAAGAGGCATTACATCAGTTGGGAAAGATTTCAAAAGCGCACGGCTTTTCGGGAGAATTAATACTCGTATCTGAGCATCAACTAGACGATAGTATGGAAAACCTGTCGGAAATATTTATTGTTGTTGATGGATTGCTGGTTCCTTTTCCTGTTGAGGAATTTTCTCTAAGATCAGATACCTCTGCACAGGTCAAATTGGAATTTGTCGATTCCCTGGATGAAACTTTTGAATTACTCGGCTGTGATGTATATGCAGATATTCCTTATCAGAAAGAGGAACAAAAACAAGAATGGGAAAAATGGATCGGTTTTACCTTACGTGATGACCGGTTTGGAGAAATAGGGATAATTGTGCAAATTGAAGATTTTAAAGGTAATATCGTATTACAGGTAGTGAAAGATCATAAGGAGATATTGATCTCCTTATTCCCAGAATTAATAATATCTGTTGACAAACAAGCGAAAGTACTACACGTTCGTACTCCTGACGGTTATTTTTAATCAGTTACTTATGCAACGTATTGACTACATTTACTCCGATTAAACGGTCATATCGCGATGTTCGGCTTCGATGGTACATGTATATGATATAATCGTTCTCAGTATCATAAAAACTACCTTCCAGCATCGTATCATCAATTACAGGGTGCTTAAAAGGGAGAAAAGCGTATCCGTAATTATAATACCCTTGTTTGAGTAGTATCCTAGCCTCGTATTGTCCTTTTTCAGGATTATACCTCATTAAATTATCCGGAGTACAGTTAAAATTAGTAAATGCACCATAAACATATACTTGTCCTTCATTCAGATCCTGAGGAGCTTTCAACGTAAAATGTACATATACATAATCTGTTTCAATATCAGGATTGTTTGTCTTTTCCGATTGAACGGAATACCTTCCGTTGAAGTCTTCATAAAAAAGATAGCGACTTGTATTACGCGACTCATCAGGGTAAAGATAAAAATGATAAGTCGGTGGTTCAAATTCGATCTTGGTCATACGGGTGGATGAATACCGGATACTTTTCGTATCTAATGGGCGAAACTCATTCCCGGCCTTAAATAATGTAGCTTTCTCCTGACGGTAATCCAGTTCGTTCTGACGAACAAATAGCGGCCGGATCCCGGTAAGAGCCATATTCCATTGGCCGTTTTTTATAATAACTGTTTTGATATCCTGATACGGGTTCTCTATCGGCTGAAGCGTCCGGGCAACAAAATCAACCTGTTGCCATTCATCCCGATAAGCGGTCAACCTGGCCTGATAAGCGGTTGCTGAAATTGTTACTGCGGATTCAGTTATACAAAAGCGCTTACATAATATCGGATTACGTTCATTGCCATTTTCATAAACCATGATTACATAATTTCCTGATAACTTAAGAGTGACATCTTCATTCGGTATAGATACCCGGTAATGGATATATGGTATCTGCGTGTTGAATGAGTACTCATAATTACGGATATAATTTACAGAAAAGCCTGTCATATAGTCAGTAGGTATCAGACGGGATTGTCGCCAGTCTGCATCGCAATGTATGATTGTGTAAGAATAATTCTTAGCATTCCGGGAAAGTTCATCAAATGATAACTCCATCGGGTTCTCATCTTCAATATGACTGATGGGATAAGAAATCTCCCATTCAGTTTTGATCAGACGAACCGTCTTCACAGATTCGTTAAAAACGGCATCAGGATAAATTCCATCAGGTGGATTATATTGAGCTTGAATAACCGGACAAAACAATCCGATAACGATCAAAAAAAAATAATCTAAGAATATTTTCGAAAGGGACATGATCAATTATTTCAACGAAAAAGGGGGAAACAAATTCTTTTATTTTATTTACCCCCTTTTTTAGATTTTTTGTGTGCGCTGGTTAGGATAAGTTGTTTTTCTCAAGGATTTTCCTTGCCAAGTTTAATATCGTCGTATCGTCCAATGTAACAATTCCTCCGTCAGGTCCTTGCTCTACGTGGATACCCACACTTTCTCCAGACTTATAGTGCGATCCACCGAAGT comes from the Bacteroidales bacterium genome and includes:
- a CDS encoding DNA-binding protein, with amino-acid sequence MYITFNELRRIKDALPSGSMKTIADELSISEDTVRNYFGGSHYKSGESVGIHVEQGPDGGIVTLDDTTILNLARKILEKNNLS
- a CDS encoding DUF5103 domain-containing protein; the encoded protein is MSLSKIFLDYFFLIVIGLFCPVIQAQYNPPDGIYPDAVFNESVKTVRLIKTEWEISYPISHIEDENPMELSFDELSRNAKNYSYTIIHCDADWRQSRLIPTDYMTGFSVNYIRNYEYSFNTQIPYIHYRVSIPNEDVTLKLSGNYVIMVYENGNERNPILCKRFCITESAVTISATAYQARLTAYRDEWQQVDFVARTLQPIENPYQDIKTVIIKNGQWNMALTGIRPLFVRQNELDYRQEKATLFKAGNEFRPLDTKSIRYSSTRMTKIEFEPPTYHFYLYPDESRNTSRYLFYEDFNGRYSVQSEKTNNPDIETDYVYVHFTLKAPQDLNEGQVYVYGAFTNFNCTPDNLMRYNPEKGQYEARILLKQGYYNYGYAFLPFKHPVIDDTMLEGSFYDTENDYIIYMYHRSRTSRYDRLIGVNVVNTLHK